A single window of Flavobacterium sp. 140616W15 DNA harbors:
- a CDS encoding pirin family protein, with amino-acid sequence MKTKNIEIVVAPRQPHFVGDGFRVHNFIPSVPQLSMKRMSPFIMLDYNSKFYFPPTNTPKGVGVHPHRGFETVTIAYKGKVAHHDSSGGGGVIGEGDVQWMTAASGVLHKEYHEENFSKTGGDFQMVQLWVNLPAKDKMSKPKYQGITNDEISKYELPENGGHIEVIAGEYKEVKGTASTFTPLHLLNARLLKGGKATFNFPATYNTALLVIEGSITVNDDTNVPTDHLVLFKNEGEDFHIEAQENSIVLILSGEPINEPIATHGPFVMNTHEELIQAVDDYNNGKFGTLED; translated from the coding sequence ATGAAAACTAAAAATATAGAAATAGTAGTAGCTCCAAGACAACCACATTTTGTTGGTGATGGATTTAGAGTACATAATTTTATTCCAAGTGTACCACAATTAAGTATGAAACGCATGAGTCCATTTATCATGCTCGATTATAATTCAAAGTTTTATTTCCCACCTACAAATACTCCAAAGGGAGTTGGCGTGCATCCGCATCGTGGTTTCGAAACGGTAACAATTGCCTACAAAGGCAAAGTAGCCCATCATGACAGTAGCGGAGGCGGTGGAGTAATTGGTGAAGGCGACGTACAATGGATGACAGCAGCTTCGGGAGTTTTGCACAAAGAATATCACGAAGAAAACTTCAGTAAAACTGGAGGTGATTTCCAAATGGTACAACTTTGGGTAAACTTACCTGCAAAAGATAAAATGTCGAAACCTAAATACCAAGGTATCACCAATGATGAAATTAGTAAATACGAACTTCCTGAAAATGGCGGTCATATCGAAGTAATCGCTGGAGAATACAAAGAGGTAAAAGGAACAGCATCTACCTTTACCCCTTTGCATTTGCTTAACGCAAGATTACTTAAAGGCGGAAAAGCAACATTTAATTTTCCTGCAACTTACAACACAGCTTTATTGGTTATAGAAGGAAGTATTACTGTAAATGATGATACAAATGTGCCAACTGATCATTTAGTTTTATTTAAAAATGAAGGTGAAGATTTTCATATCGAGGCACAAGAAAATAGTATCGTATTAATTTTAAGCGGTGAGCCAATTAACGAACCAATTGCTACTCACGGGCCTTTTGTAATGAACACACACGAAGAATTAATTCAGGCTGTGGATGACTACAATAATGGTAAATTTGGAACATTAGAAGATTAA